GGGCGTTATGTCAACCGGCGCGCGGCCACAGGCCGGCGCGCGGCTTTCTGTCGTCTACGATCTGACTCAACGGTTAAACTGGTCTGCCATGCCGCAACCCACAGTTACCCCAATGTTCGGCCGCGAGCGCGATCTGAACTATTTGCTTCAGCGTGTCAGCAAGCCCGGGCTGACGACGCTGGCCGCGCGCCCGCAACAGGGCAAAACCCGCCTGCTGGAAGCGGTGCGCGACACGCTCCGCCGCAGCGAAAGTCCAAAGTACCTGGTCGGTTACTACGAAGGCCGCCGCGAAGTGCATGACCTGCTGCTTCGCGCGATAGCGGACCTGTACGAGAACTGGCTGAGCAACAGCACGTGGCTGGAGCAGGCGAAAGCGGTCGTGCACCAGCAGCGCGGGAGCTGGCTGAATATGCTCGGCGCTGCCGGCGGGAGACTGGCGAGCCTCATCACTGCGTTCGATCCCACCGGAATTACGCGAGATGCGATACAGACATTCTTCTCCGGCCTTGTCGAAGTCAACAAGAAGCTGGTCGATGGCGGCCTGACGCTTCCCCGACTGAGCTATGAGCAGATGCGCGACCTGCTGAAGCTCGTTCACGAGCTGACCAAAGCCCCCGCCGTGGTGATCCTCGACGCATTCGAGCAAGTCCCTGATTGCGGTCGCCAGGCGAGCAATCTTCATCAGTACCTCAGCCGCAGCGACGAATGGCCCCCGGTGCATTTCCTGTTGACGAGCCGCTCGGCGGCAGAATCCGAAGACGAGGATGAAACCTACGCGGAAGCCAAACTCTTCGCCGGCGAGTCCAGCAGCGCGGCGGTCTACGACCTTGGCCAGATGGACCTGCGCGATCCGGCTGAACAGGATCGCCTCCTGAAATATCTGGAGGCCGAAGTGAAAGCGACGGCACAGATGAACGGGTTCGAGGTGATGGATCTGATTGACGGCCACGCCGGCGTGATCGGTCGATGGTTGCGTGAGAAACCCCAATCGGTTGATGAGCTTGACCGGCTGACCAAGGACGCGCGGGAATTTCAATATCGCGAACTGGGGCCGGCATTTGAGAAACTGTATCGGGAAAAGAAGTGGCCGCTATTCGAGGTAGCGGCGCGGATGGCGCTGCTGCCGGAGGCGAAGTACGGAGCAGGCACCAGCGAGTTTGAGGAGATGGCGCTGGGAGCCGAAGCGCCAGAGACGATGGACGAGTTGGTCGATTGCGGAGTGCTGGAGCGCGACAGGGATGGTCAGCACTGCTCGTTCGGCCTGACGGCCCGGTACGAGCGCGCCCGCAAGATGTTTATCAGTCATCCCACCTGGAACGTCCGTCGTCGCGCGGTTGCGGAGCGGCTGCTGATCGATCTGGCATCGAGTGTGCGGGACGAGGGCGAGCTGTCGACGCTTTTCGCCGCGATCCAACTCGGCGTCGACGGCGGATCCGCATGCTTCGACGCCGCGGCGCGTTCGTTCTGCACGCTGATCAAGTTAGGCCTCTTCACCCCGGAATGGGGGGCGGATGAGCTGAAGGCAGTTGCACAAGCCATGGCCTTCGTGCGGCAATACCCGAAGCTCGCGCGTGTGGCCGCCATGATGCTCTCTGGCTGCGTGAACTCCTGTAGCGAAGCGAGCGATTTTTCACGATGTGATTATCTGCTCAAGGAGTTGCGCGACTTGACACGATCGCACCCGGACGAGCCGATCGTGCGTGAGCGGCTGGCAAGGGGATTGTACGATGCGCAGGTGTTCGCCATGCAGGAGGACGAGCTGCCGCGGCGCGACGACCTGCTTAATGAGTTGCGCGAGTTGGCGCAGGCGCACCCAAAAGACGTGGCCATCGCCGAGCAGTTGGCCAAGGGCTTGTACAACGCGCTATACGGCGCCAAGGAGGACGAGCTGCCGCGGCGCGATCAGTTGCTGGATGAGCTGCGCGAGCTGGGGCGCGCGCATGTAGCGGAGAGTGGTGTTCGCGCGGCGCTCGCGCGGGGGTTGGGCAACACCATCGGCGCAATGACGAAGGAGCAGGACCCGGCGCGGCAGAATCAGTTGGTGCAAGAACTGCGATTGTTGGCGCAATCGTATCCCAACGATGCGAACCTTCGCGACGATCTTGTAAAGGTCCTGATGAAAGCCGGGGTTGACCGCATTCAAGAGGGAAATCGGCAACCGGGATTTGATCTGTTACAAGAGGCAGACCTGCTCATTCGCGCGCATCCGGACGAGCCGGGGATGCAAGAGAATGCGGAGATCATGGCGCTATTGAAGCGAGACATCACGAAGTCGCTGGAGGGTGAAGGCTAAGACGCGAACGCGGGGCGGATAGGAATTTCAAGCGGATAAGCGGATCAAGCAGGGACCGGCGACTACGGCAGCGGTGAGAATGTCCTATTATAGATGCGAAAAGTCTTTGATGACGTTCAGGCTGGCCGGCCCCCAATAGGTCTGCCTAACGAATCGTTGGACGCGAGCGGCGGGAGCGTGTTTCGTAACTAGATTTATCCGGCGGAGGGTGCTTTGATTCGCGCCGCCGCGTCAACTCAATCGTTAGGCGTCGGATGGCGACCATTCGCGTCCGGCTCGATTCGGAGGATCAGATGAAGAGAGTAACTGGAATTGGTGGCATATTCTTCAGCGCGAAGGATCCGACGGCACTCTGTGCCTGGTACAAGACTCACCTAGGCATTGACGTACAAGACTGGGGTGGAGCAGCCTTTGACTGGACTGACTCCGAAGGCAACCCGACCAAGGGGACTACGGCCTGGTTGATCGGTCCAGCGGACGGCAAGCACTTCGCTCCAAGCAAGTCGACCTTCATGGTCAACTATCGCGTGGAAGACTTGGCAGCGCTTCTTCAAGCGCTCCGCGATGAAGGCTGCGAAGTGCTTGAGAAGACCGATGACTCAGAGTACGGGAAGTTCGGGTGGGTCATGGATCCGGAAGGCAACAAGGTTGAACTTTGGCAACCACCGGCCGGGAAATAACCCTCATGCACGTCGCAGCAAAGCCGGCGCCTAACCCTCGCTCAAGCGGAGCGCCAACGGCATGCCACCAGGCCCGGGCTGGCGGTACGCGGTACATTTTCGCCAGCCCGGGCCTGGCGTCCTGCCGTCGTCGCCCGCTTAGCTCGAACGTTCGGCGGCTATCGCTTATTTCGGATGCGGCGATAGACAAACCGCTTAGTTAAAGCATCTGCTTAAACACAGGAGGAATGTATGGCTGAGGAAAACACGGAACAGTTAAAAGAAACAGGTCAACCATTTTCATTGACCACAACGGCTACCTTGTCAATAATAATCAACAAACTCAAAATCGTTGATTGTGCTGACGATGACGAAGACATGAACATCCGTCTCGCTATTTACGTCACGGGTACAGGGGGCGAAGCACGGGTATTTGCGAAGAGCTATGATGATGTTTATGTAGAGGAGGAAGGTAAAATCGGAAACGATAGCCGATGCACTTTTTTCGCTGGCGAGCGCGTTACCAACTTAGCAGACGTGACTAGGGTGAAGATTGGCGTGTTTTTGGAAACCCTTGATGGTGATGGCTTCGATTGGAAAGGCCATCACGACCATATAAAGGAGGTTGCAAATCTTAGCCTTGGAGATAATACATTTGTCGAGGGAAAGCAACACTCCCACAATACCGAGTGCGAAGGTGTTTATGAACTCAACTACTCAATTGTTATTAGTCCGGTTGTCAATCAATAGTTGAGTTTTAGTCACGCCTGAAATCTTTGTGAGCTTGTCCCCATCGGCATCGCCGCCGAACAAGTCGTTGGACCGGAGCGCGCGAAGCGAGTTTCTTATTGTTCGACCAGTGCCGCTCGCGCGCCCGGTCAACTCGGACGTTAGGTTGAGAGAAGTAACTTAGAAGTGAGGCGATAAAAACTTAGGGAGGATATTAATGAGTAAGAAGTCTGTATCACCAGTTTGTGTTTACACCATAGTTCATACAGATAGGCTCAAAAACCTGTTCCTGAAAGGAGGCAAAGGAGAAATTGCAGAGAATAGGAACTGGGCAACGGCTAATAGACTTTTGCAAGAAGCACAGCGCAATAACATGAGAATGTTGGTCATTTTTGCTGCGGCTGAACATACAAGCGACCTTATCTATTACGCCAACCTTGAGGCCATCAAGATTGACAAAAAGGACTCAAGCAGTGCCGTAACCACTTTCCGAGTTTCAGACCTAACGCCCTTTAAAGACCCAAAGCCGAAGAAGACATCGTTAATCGTGAAGAGTACAGATAGAGCTATTCCAGATGGTCATATCAAACCTTATGTTATCTGCAAAACACCAATACTGTTGACTATGCTAAAGCTAAAACTCTGCACTTACCAATACGGCAGCCCACGCGAAAGAGGGGAAGGATTACGCATCGGCACGACACGCTACTTGCCTCGCGGCGTGTTCAAGAGAGATTACGCTCTGCTCGACTACTTCGACGTGTGGCTTCCTTTGCTTGCACCCAGCAGAGAACTTCTTCAGTGGGCAAAAAATAAGGAGCGAACACACGAAGCCTGGGCAAAGCGGTACGAGAACGAAATGAAGAACACGGACGCCCGGCAAGTTATCAAGCTGTTGGCTGAACTTGCCAGGACGACACCTATTGCCATCGGGTGCTTCTGTGCCGATGAGAGCCGTTGCCATCGTTCGGTGCTCTACCCACTTATTCTACAAGCGGCAGAAGAGGGGGCGTAAGTTTCCAATAAGCGGGCCAACAAGGCGCTGGATCGGAGGCAGCGAAGCAGAATTCTTAACGTTCCATCAGTACTCGGCGCGCGCCCGGTCAACGCGCCACAACTCGGAAAGAGCTAACTGCGAAAGCAAGGAGTTTCGCGGTTACTCGAAAAGAGCTAACGGCGAAAGCCAGAAGGAAGCGCTCGCCATTTGAAGCCGCCTAACTCTCGTTGCACCGTAGCCGCCGAAGTACGCTTCACAGGGTTTCGACTCTGGCGCATTCGGCTTTCATCAACGGCGGCACGGTGAACTCTGCGTTGGGCGCCTTCTTTGGGTGCAGCCGGGGAGATCACACTTGCGCCGCAACCGGAGGAAAAGATGGAGATCCTTAAAATCCTTGTCACGATACTCCTCGGCATTATCGGGCTATATCTCACCCATAGCTTCCGGCGTCAGGTGAAGCAAAAAACCGCAGACCGGCGAATGAAGTCGTATTCCGAGCTTTGGACAATAACTGGCGTGGCAAGTCCGACGAGACTTAAGGAATGGCACGTGGGCATGCCTCGAGGACCAGTTACACAAGAAGAACGCGGCAATCTCTACGTGGAATTTACCAAATGGTACTACAAGAGTGGCAACGGGTTATTTCTCGGCGACGGGACAAGAAGTCTATACCTCGCGACGAAAGACAATCTCATTTGTCCGGATTCTGCATTGAAACCTTCAAAGATTTATGACGCATTACAGAAGCTTCCCGAAGAGCAACGTTCGGCGAAGCGGGGCGAAATGTCGATTCGCCAACTGTCGCTACTTCGCGCGCGAATGCGAGCGGACTTGGAAGTCTATGGAACGCTCTTCTTCGGAGAACTACAAGACGAAGACAAGGAATTTCTCGAATATTGTGGAGAAAATCTGAATAGGAAACCCTGGAGCAGTCAGCGGCAGCCAGACATCATGGAATAGACACTGGAGCTGCAAGTGTCATGCTAGCGAGGACTCTTTTCCATTCCACCGCCGCCCAACTTCCCGCATGCACCGTAGCCGCAAACTACGCGGCACGGTGATGCGGAACGTTCGGCGTCATCATGAAGCGCCATCGAACAGCAAAATCTATGAACATTCGTCAGACTGGGAAGATTCTCCGATACCAACCAACGCCAACGAGCCGATCAACTGTGCGGCGTCACTATGCAATGTGGCGCGAAGAAAAAGGTCTGCCTGTTCGCTGCGACATACCAACTTGTCCGTTCCATACACAACCGCTCGTCTGGGCAGGCAAACCGCTTCCAATAATCCTTGACCATGCTAATGGCAATAACTTAGACAATAGTCCAAGGAATCTTCGGTACGTTTGTCCTAATTGCGACGCCCAGCTCTCGACTCGCGGAGGTGCAAATCGCGGTCGTGTTCAGGAAGCAGAAGAGGGCAAATTTGTTCTAATGTCGCGCGATGGAAGGTGCCACTACCACTTGATTCCGGAGCCCGCAATTATTCGTATCACGGCGCATGCTCCGACGGTTGTCATTACACCAACGAAGGGTGGAAAATGACGCCGAACACGTCGTTGGACCGGAGCGCGGAAAGCGTGTTTAGCAACTCGGTTGGCTCGTTTGACATTCTTGGAGGACGCGCCGAACTCCCGCGTGGACCGAAGCGCGCGATCGAGTTTGGCGTGAACCTTGAGTGTTACACGCGCGCTCGGTCACGCGAACGTTCGGCGGCTTATCGCTATGACTATTCTCCATAACAACATTAGTGTTAAGTCTCTTATGGATCGTTGGTCGAAGAGGCAAGTTCTTGGATGGTTGGCAGTCCTGTTATCTACCTCAATTGCCAGCTTCTGGGCATTTTGGGGAATCATCGAGAACTTTCATGAGGGTTGGTTTCATGAGTCGCTGCTCTTAAACGTCGGACTGATGTTCGTGCAATACCTCGGCCCGGTGATAATCTTCGTGTCGCTGACCCTGCTCGCCATCGCTTTCCCGCGCCTGGGAAGCAGCGCCCACGCGCTCGGTGGGCTTCTTTTATTCCTGCTGCTCTTTGATTTAAATGACACAGTAGCGATGCTATTCATCATCGCGCCAATGCTCTTACTGGGAGCGCTCTACTGGTATGGTCGCCCGCAGCCACGCCGTGCGGCGTACTTCTTCGCAATGGGACTGCCTGCCCTCATCCTCGTCGTCTGCGGCCTAGAGCCTGCCGTGCGCATCGCCGGGCGCGTTGACGATGGCAACTTACAATCTCGTCTGGTGGAGGGCAACGGAGTCCGGCTGGTTTGGGCGGCAGAAGGCGTCGGCTGGCCTCGTGAAGGCGTTACTTGGCACGAAGCTGTTAGCCGCTGCCAGCATTTATCGGCCGATGGCAAAACGTTAGCTGAAGCTCCGCAGAATGTATGGCGGTTGCCGACGGTGGAAGAAGCGGTGCGCTCAATGTCGCGTCATGGCGTTAACAGTGGCGGAATCTGGGACGGGAAGACCAGAGCGGCGACTTACCAAGTTCGCCCCGACAAAGAAACGCCGCTCTGGAACGTCCACTCGCAGGTAATCTACTGGTGGACGGCAACTGAAGTTGATGGCGAGAAGGCATACATCATTGTTTACGATGGAAAGGTATGGCCGAGGCGCAAGCGATTCGCTCCGGCGTATTTAGGATATAGATGTGTAAAACCCGTGGAAGCGCCGAGGTGAGCTGCCCCAACATACGAGGTGAATCCGGTATCGATTGATAGATCGACGTAAGGAG
This DNA window, taken from Acidobacteriota bacterium, encodes the following:
- a CDS encoding VOC family protein; this translates as MKRVTGIGGIFFSAKDPTALCAWYKTHLGIDVQDWGGAAFDWTDSEGNPTKGTTAWLIGPADGKHFAPSKSTFMVNYRVEDLAALLQALRDEGCEVLEKTDDSEYGKFGWVMDPEGNKVELWQPPAGK
- a CDS encoding DUF488 family protein; translation: MSKKSVSPVCVYTIVHTDRLKNLFLKGGKGEIAENRNWATANRLLQEAQRNNMRMLVIFAAAEHTSDLIYYANLEAIKIDKKDSSSAVTTFRVSDLTPFKDPKPKKTSLIVKSTDRAIPDGHIKPYVICKTPILLTMLKLKLCTYQYGSPRERGEGLRIGTTRYLPRGVFKRDYALLDYFDVWLPLLAPSRELLQWAKNKERTHEAWAKRYENEMKNTDARQVIKLLAELARTTPIAIGCFCADESRCHRSVLYPLILQAAEEGA
- a CDS encoding DUF1566 domain-containing protein, yielding MTILHNNISVKSLMDRWSKRQVLGWLAVLLSTSIASFWAFWGIIENFHEGWFHESLLLNVGLMFVQYLGPVIIFVSLTLLAIAFPRLGSSAHALGGLLLFLLLFDLNDTVAMLFIIAPMLLLGALYWYGRPQPRRAAYFFAMGLPALILVVCGLEPAVRIAGRVDDGNLQSRLVEGNGVRLVWAAEGVGWPREGVTWHEAVSRCQHLSADGKTLAEAPQNVWRLPTVEEAVRSMSRHGVNSGGIWDGKTRAATYQVRPDKETPLWNVHSQVIYWWTATEVDGEKAYIIVYDGKVWPRRKRFAPAYLGYRCVKPVEAPR